In Turicibacter sanguinis, a genomic segment contains:
- a CDS encoding pirin family protein: MIKKIDHTLLGTAYHTWLQSLFHFSYADYYQPYINKFGVIRVINDDILHVNSGHDLHKHKDVEIITYMISGELTHTPKIGMPKKLTRGELYYMSAGSGMEHAEFNWGEKPVRMIQLWIRPNQKNVAPKVEYGCFKREQRFNQWQKIVSDLEHEAPIQIHQEVNIWVSEVEANRDLDFDILKNRQAYLIQLEGESMINNIAMSEKDGMEIFEEPIKIKTVRPSLFMIIEMNINGK, encoded by the coding sequence ATGATTAAAAAAATAGACCATACCCTCTTAGGGACAGCCTATCACACGTGGTTACAAAGTCTTTTTCATTTTTCTTATGCAGATTATTACCAACCCTATATTAATAAGTTTGGCGTAATCCGTGTTATTAATGATGATATTTTGCATGTAAATAGTGGGCATGATTTACATAAACATAAAGACGTAGAAATCATCACTTATATGATTTCAGGGGAGTTAACACATACCCCTAAGATTGGGATGCCAAAGAAATTAACGCGTGGGGAACTTTATTATATGAGTGCAGGTAGTGGAATGGAGCATGCGGAATTTAATTGGGGAGAAAAACCAGTTCGTATGATTCAACTCTGGATTAGACCGAATCAAAAAAATGTGGCGCCAAAAGTAGAATATGGATGCTTTAAGCGAGAGCAACGATTTAATCAATGGCAAAAAATCGTGAGTGACTTGGAACATGAGGCTCCCATTCAAATTCATCAAGAGGTTAATATTTGGGTTAGCGAAGTTGAAGCTAATCGAGACCTTGATTTTGACATTTTAAAAAATAGACAAGCTTATCTGATTCAATTAGAAGGTGAGTCTATGATTAATAACATTGCTATGTCAGAAAAAGATGGCATGGAAATTTTTGAAGAGCCGATTAAGATTAAAACGGTAAGACCGTCTTTATTTATGATAATTGAGATGAATATAAACGGGAAGTAG
- a CDS encoding VanZ family protein, which translates to MKRFIKWGAMIAWMIVIFSFSAQTGEQSSQSSGLIERLLAQFSFMPNQIFGLDIQFMIRKTAHFSEYFILYLLIFNVIKEYQPKKQSLAFSLVGVFLYACSDEIHQAFVPSRACLFTDVLIDTAGGTLAMILVALLKRNKKV; encoded by the coding sequence ATGAAACGGTTTATCAAATGGGGAGCGATGATTGCTTGGATGATTGTCATTTTTAGCTTTTCAGCGCAAACCGGTGAACAATCTTCACAAAGTAGTGGACTCATTGAGCGATTATTAGCTCAGTTTAGTTTTATGCCGAATCAAATCTTTGGCCTAGACATCCAATTTATGATTCGTAAAACTGCTCATTTTTCAGAATATTTTATTTTATATTTATTGATATTTAATGTCATCAAGGAATATCAACCAAAGAAACAATCACTTGCCTTTAGTTTAGTTGGTGTCTTTTTATACGCGTGTAGCGACGAGATTCATCAGGCATTCGTTCCAAGTCGTGCCTGTTTATTTACCGATGTTTTAATTGACACGGCAGGTGGAACCCTGGCGATGATTCTAGTGGCACTCCTAAAGCGAAATAAAAAGGTTTAA
- a CDS encoding sigma-70 family RNA polymerase sigma factor, which yields MNSMGAMNQKKRTNTKRKNVINDSMRGEINSKMEMEETKSTISPVAGSAHNLLMRKHTNEYQHNLEYLKKYRLENDETALEWLIFNNTNLVHKIIGRYTKFYHHKLDYDDLFSVGLEGLMKAIEKFDFTFDNNFSTYATYWVKQAVTRTIADEGFTIRIPVHMFESINQVMRYEQKADQEDEPVDVDNLCGELKIPIEKYEAVKRVQTYMLKPTSLNGFVSKEDEDTELQDLISNENEMLVEGMSRIYDNPEKQAMDEDLKAYMDKMILSLNPREQFVIIHRFGLNGEEKKTLEEIGEIEGVTRERIRQIEAKAMRKLRTLLMRYKEYLVN from the coding sequence ATGAATAGCATGGGGGCAATGAATCAAAAGAAACGTACTAATACAAAAAGAAAAAACGTTATTAATGACTCAATGAGAGGGGAGATTAATAGCAAGATGGAAATGGAAGAAACGAAATCAACAATTAGTCCAGTAGCAGGAAGTGCGCATAATTTATTAATGCGTAAACATACCAATGAGTATCAACATAATTTAGAATATTTAAAAAAATACCGTTTAGAAAATGATGAAACAGCACTTGAATGGTTAATTTTTAATAACACCAATTTAGTTCATAAAATTATTGGACGTTATACAAAGTTTTATCATCATAAATTAGATTACGATGATTTATTTTCAGTGGGACTTGAAGGGTTAATGAAAGCCATTGAAAAATTTGATTTTACATTTGATAATAACTTTTCAACTTATGCGACTTACTGGGTTAAACAAGCAGTAACTCGTACGATTGCAGATGAAGGGTTCACGATTCGAATTCCCGTTCATATGTTTGAATCGATTAATCAGGTCATGCGATATGAACAAAAAGCGGACCAAGAAGATGAACCCGTTGATGTAGATAATTTATGTGGAGAATTAAAAATTCCAATTGAAAAATACGAAGCGGTTAAGCGTGTGCAGACTTATATGTTAAAGCCAACATCATTAAATGGATTTGTATCTAAAGAAGACGAAGATACTGAACTTCAAGATTTAATTTCAAATGAAAATGAAATGTTAGTTGAGGGAATGTCGCGTATTTATGATAATCCTGAAAAACAAGCGATGGATGAAGATTTAAAAGCATACATGGATAAAATGATTTTAAGTTTAAATCCACGCGAACAATTTGTGATTATTCATCGCTTTGGATTAAATGGTGAAGAGAAGAAAACATTAGAAGAAATCGGTGAGATTGAAGGCGTAACACGTGAACGTATTCGTCAAATTGAAGCAAAAGCAATGAGAAAATTAAGAACATTATTGATGCGTTATAAAGAATACTTAGTTAATTAG
- a CDS encoding class I SAM-dependent DNA methyltransferase, with amino-acid sequence MTLDFYNQHAKEYFFQTVKADLSATYKKFLPFIKKEGLILDLGCGSGRDSYYFKQNGYQIVAVDGSKELATQASLLLGQPVLNQLFEDIQFNEEFDGVWACASLLHVSAKELPSILIKIRESLKKEGVFYISVKEGEGSGVEDGRFFQYYSPSQFHHLISQCGGLKIETAWSHTELRDEGNKVVWLNVIGRKL; translated from the coding sequence ATGACATTAGACTTTTATAATCAACATGCAAAGGAATACTTTTTTCAAACGGTTAAAGCAGATTTGAGCGCGACTTATAAAAAGTTTTTACCGTTTATAAAAAAGGAGGGATTGATTTTAGATTTAGGGTGTGGATCAGGTCGTGATAGTTACTATTTTAAACAAAATGGATATCAAATCGTAGCTGTAGATGGGTCGAAGGAATTAGCGACGCAAGCTAGTCTTTTACTTGGACAACCTGTCTTAAATCAATTATTTGAAGACATACAATTTAACGAAGAATTCGATGGTGTTTGGGCCTGTGCATCTTTATTGCATGTTAGCGCTAAAGAGTTACCATCAATTTTAATTAAAATAAGAGAGAGTTTGAAAAAAGAGGGTGTATTTTATATCTCAGTGAAAGAAGGGGAAGGAAGTGGGGTTGAAGACGGACGATTTTTTCAATATTACTCACCGTCGCAATTTCATCACTTAATTAGCCAATGTGGTGGATTAAAGATTGAGACAGCTTGGAGTCATACTGAATTAAGAGATGAAGGAAATAAAGTCGTTTGGCTCAATGTCATTGGCCGTAAATTATGA
- the galE gene encoding UDP-glucose 4-epimerase GalE — protein sequence MKVLVTGGAGYIGRTVVSALEENGHIPIILDSLVTGRLEYTEGKIFYKGDIADRDILAQIFKDHPEIKHCIHFAALIVVPDSVANPYEYYTENVAKSLDLFKNLNEFGCKNVIFSSSASVYDVVEGFKVTESAPLKPSSPYARTKFMMEMVLEDFCRAYGMHGIALRYFNPIGADPKLRSGAHVQFPSHVLAKLLEAASSEDALFNITGVNWPTRDGSGIRDYIHVWDLAMAHVKAVENFDQAFAKSENPEESYLVINIGTGNGVTVKELVSIFEGVLGRPVNKAETEARPGDVAGAYASCDRAKNLIGWEAQYSIEDGIRDAFRWDEIRETILNYN from the coding sequence ATGAAAGTATTAGTAACTGGAGGAGCTGGATACATTGGACGAACAGTTGTATCAGCACTTGAAGAAAATGGGCATATCCCAATTATTTTGGATTCATTAGTGACAGGGCGTCTTGAATATACGGAAGGAAAAATCTTCTATAAAGGAGATATCGCGGATCGTGATATTTTGGCGCAAATTTTTAAAGATCACCCAGAAATTAAACATTGTATTCACTTTGCAGCTTTAATTGTCGTGCCAGATTCAGTGGCTAATCCTTATGAATATTACACGGAAAATGTTGCAAAATCACTAGATTTATTTAAAAATTTAAATGAGTTTGGATGTAAAAATGTTATTTTCTCATCATCAGCATCAGTTTATGATGTAGTTGAAGGATTCAAAGTAACAGAATCAGCGCCATTAAAACCATCAAGCCCTTATGCACGCACAAAATTTATGATGGAAATGGTGTTAGAAGACTTCTGTCGTGCGTATGGAATGCACGGAATTGCACTTCGTTACTTTAATCCAATCGGGGCAGATCCAAAATTACGTTCAGGCGCACATGTTCAATTTCCTTCACACGTATTAGCGAAATTATTAGAAGCGGCATCAAGTGAAGACGCATTATTTAATATCACAGGTGTTAACTGGCCAACACGTGATGGATCAGGAATCCGTGACTATATCCATGTCTGGGATTTAGCGATGGCACACGTTAAAGCGGTTGAAAACTTTGATCAAGCATTCGCTAAATCAGAAAATCCAGAAGAATCATACTTAGTGATTAATATTGGAACAGGAAACGGGGTAACGGTTAAAGAACTAGTTTCAATTTTTGAAGGGGTCTTAGGCCGTCCTGTCAATAAGGCGGAAACAGAAGCACGCCCTGGAGATGTGGCAGGTGCTTATGCAAGCTGTGACCGTGCTAAAAACTTAATTGGTTGGGAAGCACAGTACTCAATTGAAGATGGAATTCGCGATGCATTCCGTTGGGATGAAATCCGTGAAACGATTTTAAATTATAATTAA